A window of Pan paniscus chromosome 10, NHGRI_mPanPan1-v2.0_pri, whole genome shotgun sequence contains these coding sequences:
- the PRKAG1 gene encoding 5'-AMP-activated protein kinase subunit gamma-1 isoform X2 — METVISSDSSPALENEHPQETPESNNSVYTSFMKSHRCYDLIPTSSKLVVFDTSLQVKKAFFALVTNGVRAAPLWDSKKQSFVGMLTITDFINILHRYYKSALVQIYELEEHKIETWREVYLQDSFKPLVCISPNASLFDAVSSLIRNKIHRLPVIDPESGNTLYILTHKRILKFLKLFITEFPKPEFMSKSLEELQIGTYANIAMVRTTTPVYVALGIFVQHRVSALPVVDEKGRVVDIYSKFDVINLAAEKTYNNLDVSVTKALQHRSHYFEGVLKCYLHETLETIINRLVEAEVHRLVVVDENDVVKGIVSLSDILQALVLTGGEKQP; from the exons AGACCCCAGAATCCAACAATAGCGTGTATACTTCCTTCATGAAGTCTCATCGCTGCTATGACCTGATTCCCACAAGCTCCAAATTGGTTGTATTTGATACGTCCCTGCAG GTGAAGAAAGCTTTTTTTGCTTTGGTGACTAACGGTGTACGAGCTGCCCCTTTATGGGATAGTAAGAAGCAAAGTTTTGTGG GCATGCTGACCATCACTGATTTCATCAATATCCTGCACCGCTACTATAAATCAGCCTTG GTACAGATCTATGAGCTAGAAGAACACAAGATAGAAACTTGGAGAG AGGTGTATCTCCAGGACTCCTTTAAACCGCTTGTctgcatttctcctaatgccag CTTGTTTGATGCTGTCTCTTCATTAATTCGGAACAAGATCCACAGGCTGCCAGTTATTGACCCAGAATCAGGCAATACTTTGTACATCCTCACCCACAAGCGCATTCTGAAGTTCCTCAAATTGTTT ATCACTGAGTTCCCCAAGCCAGAGTTCATGTCCAAGTCTCTGGAAGAGCTACAGATTGGCACCTATGCCAATATTGCTATGGTTCGCACTACCACCCCCGTCTATGTGGCTCTGGGGATTTTTGTACAGCATCGAGTctcagccctgccagtggtggATGAGAAGG GGCGTGTGGTGGACATCTACTCCAAGTTTGATGTTATC AATCTGGCAGCAGAAAAGACCTACAACAACCTAGATGTATCTGTGACTAAAGCCTTGCAACATCGATCACATTACTTTGAGGGTGTTCTCAAGTGCTACCTGCATGAGACTCTGGAGACCATCATCAACAGGCTAGTGGAAGCAGAG GTTCACCGACTTGTAGTGGTGGATGAAAATGATGTGGTCAAGGGAATTGTATCACTGTCTGACATCCTGCAGGCCCTGGTGCTCACAGGTGGAGAGAAGCAGCCCTGA